GGCATTTTCAATCTATAGAATTTTCACGGATTGGAATACGGATAGAAGTATGGCCTATTTTTTTATTTTTTTTGCGGTAGTATCCATTGGTATGTTTTTATTCCGAAGAAATTATCGCAAAAAGTTTGAACAACGCCAAAAGGATAATCAAAAATAGCGGTGGATAGTAGTCTTGTTATTATTGTTCTTTCCCTAGTTTTTTCCGCTTTTTTTTCCGGAATGGAAATTGCATTTGTTTCCGCCAACAAAATCCATATTGAAATAGAGAAAAAGCAGGCCGGTTTTTTAGCCAAGGTACTTACAAGACTGACCAAAAGACCCTCCAAGTTTATTGCGACCATGCTCATTGGTAACAACATAGCCCTTGTGGTATATGGTCTTTTTATGGGAGAGATACTCATGAATTGGTTTTTGGGCATGAATCCTAAAAATGAGATTTTAAGGGTGTTGTTGACGGATTTCAGTCTATTGTCACAGACCATTATTTCAACGCTGGTCATCCTTATTACCGCTGAGTTTTTACCCAAGGTGTTGTTTCAGATTTATGCCAATAGTCTTTTAAAATTATTGGCCATTCCTGCCTATCTATTTTATTTGGTATTCAGCCTTATTTCTGATTTTGTTATCTATGTTTCGGACTTCATTTTAAAATATATCTTTCGCACCTCGGGAGATGAAGTGCAGCTAGCCTTTACCAAGTTGGAATTGGGGGATTATATTACAGAGCAAATGGAAACGGTTGAGGAAGAGGATGAAGTGGATTCCGAAATCCAGATTTTTCAGAATGCCCTGGAGTTTGCAGAGGTGAAGGCCAGAGAGGTCATGGTTCCTCGAACCGAAATAATGGCTGTGGAACTGCATGAAACACCTAAAAACTTGGCCAAATTGTTTTCGGAGACTGGCTATTCCAAAATATTGGTTTTTAAGGATACCATTGATAATGTGATAGGGTATGTGCACTCCTATGAACTTTTTAAAAAACCAAAAACCATTAAGAGCATACTTCTGCCCGTGGAGTTTGTTCCAGAAACCATGCTTATTCAGGATATTCTAAATGTCCTCATAAAAAAAAGGAAAAGTATTGCCGTGGTGCTGGACGAATATGGTGGAACTTCTGGACTTATGACCGTAGAGGATATTGTAGAGGAACTTTTTGGGGAAATCGAGGATGAACATGATACCACGGACTTGCGGGAGGAACAGATTGACGAACGTCATTTTCTCTTTTCCGCACGGCTAGAAGTGGATTATATTAACGAAAATTACAAATTGGACCTTCCCATTGGTGATGAATTCGAGACTCTTGGAGGTCTTTTGGTCCATCGTGTGGGTGAAATTCCGGAGAAGGATTCAGAAATAGTGATAGACCATTTTAGGTTTACTATTTTGGAGGTTTCCAATACCAAGATAGACTTGGTTTCCTTAGAACTTTTAGAAGAAGAATAGTACGTTCGGGTAAAATCTGATCGTATCAACTACGTAGTGCCAAATCTTTTAAACCGTATTTCAAACACAACCTACAGGTGACCGCTCTATGGGATTTTACAGGTGTTTTTTAGTTTTTATTATTTCAATTAAAAATGGTAATTTCGCCAACTGATTTTAATTTTTTGATTCGATAGGATGGCAGTTTTAGAAAATATTAGAAAGCGAACCACAGTTTTGATACTGATTATTGGTCTGGCCCTTTTCGCCTTTGTGATTTCGGGTGTATTTACAAGCAGCAATTTTGGTGCAGGTGGAAAAATGGGTTCTTCCGTTGGGGAAATTAACGGCAATGAAATTTCCATTGATGAATTTAGACAAAGGGTGGAAACCGCCACACAGCGAATGGGACCTACGGTTTCTTCCATGCAGACGATGAACCAGGTTTGGGACCAAGAGGTTCGAAGAAGTATCTTGGAAGAACAGTTTGAGGATTTGGGTATCGGTATAGAACAAGATCAAATCGTAGATTTTCTTAGAACTACGGGATACGCCCAAAACCCCGAATTTCAGAATGAGAACGGAGTTTTTGATCCCAATAGATTTAGATCTACGGTTTTGGACTGGAAAAATAACAATCCTGCCCAGTACGAATTTTGGCTTCAGACCGAAAATGAGATAATCCAAATGGCTAAGGAGCAAACCTATTTTGACCTTATCAAGGCAGGGGTAGGCGCTACTTTAAAGGAAGGGGAATTCGATTATAAGCTGGCCAACGAAAAAATGGATATCAGGTACGTTAGGGTACCCTATTCGTCCATTCCGGACAGTACGATAACTGTTACAAAAAGTGAGATTTCCGATTATGTAAACGACCATAAGGAAGACTATAAACAAGACCCTGCAAGGGATATACAATTTGTCTATTTCAATGAAAAACCTTCCGACGCTGATGATGCCGCCGTGAAGGAAGAAATTACAAAATTGTTGGACGACACGGTGGAATATAATGCGCAGACCGATAGGAACGATACCATATCCGGATTTAGAAATACCGATGATATGGAGGCTTTCTTGGATAGGCATTCCGATGTTAAGTTCGATACTATATACAAGGCAAAGAAAAATCTTCCTCCAAGCGTAGCGGATACCTTAATGACATTGAACGTAGGCGAGATTTATGGTCCTTACAAAGATGCAGGTGCGTACAAGATTTCAAAAATGATGGGCAGAAGACCTAACGGTTCCGTTAAGGCAAGTCATATTTTGATTGCCTATGAGGGAGCTACCAGAGCGAATCCTGAGGTTACAAGAACGAAGGAGGAGGCAGAAAAAGAAGCGAATAGATTATTGGCAGAAGCTAAAAAATCCGGAGTAGTATTTGCAGAATTGGCCAGGGACAACTCTGACGGACCATCTGCTCCAAATGGAGGGGATTTAGGATATTTCCAAGAAGGTACCATGGTTCCCAAGTTTAATGATTTTGCTTTTGGAAATCCGGTAGGTACTATAGGATTGGTTGAAACTGATTTTGGTTTTCATGTCATCAAGGTGGATGACAAGGAAGATTTGGTGCAAATTGCTACGCTGTCCAGGGAAGTTGAACCATCTGAGGAAACTACGAATATGTTGTTTACTGATGCAACAAAATTTGAAATGGAGACCATAGCAGATGAAGGTTCTTTTTCTGAAATAGCAAAAAAGAGCGAATATCTAGTGAGACCGGTCAATAAAATAAAACAATTGGACGAAAACCTTCCGGGCCTAGGAGCACAAAGAGGAATAGTTCAATGGGCCTTCAACGAAGATACAGAGGTCGGGGATATTAAGCGTTTTAATATAAACGATGGGTATGCGGTTGTACAATTAACCGGAATCTATAAAGAAGGTCTTATGAGTGCAGAGGATGCATCCGCAACGGTATTACCGATCATTAGAAAGGAAAGAAAAGCTGCACAGATTATTGCTGCAAACCAAGGAAAAGCTATGGATGCGATTGCTTCGGATAATAATACGACGGTTTCTACCGCAAGTGCATTAACGGTAAAATCCCCAACAATTCCCGGTGCAGGTAGCGAACCTATTGTGGTGGGCACAGCATATGGAATGAAAGAAGGTGAGACTTCAGGCCTATTGGAAGGAAATACCGGTGTTTTCAAAATTGAAGTAACCAAAAGAACGGAAGCTCCAAAATTGGATAATTATGCTACCTATGCAAATACCTTGAGAACCAACGCTGGTAACAGGGTAAATTCAGAAGTGTACAATGCACTTAAGGAATCTTCAGAAATTGAGGATAAAAGAGCTAATTTTTACTAGTCCTTTTTCTTAAAAAATAACACGAGGCTCTCCCAATGGAGAGCCTTTTTTATAGAATTATTTTGGAATAGGGAATAACAGTAGCATATCCCTTTCTGCTGAAGTAATCCATATCTTCTTGCCTTCCCGTAGCCAATATAAAGTCACCGCCCCACGCTCCTAGACTTTTGACACTGTGAGGGTAGTCTGGGAATAATTGTTTCTTGATGGTTGGAGTGTTTAATACCTCTGAAAGTAAAATTTCATGCTGATTTACTATGGCCTCAAATGTATCAAGGTTCTTGGACTCGATCAATTGAGCGGTAAGGTCGTTTACTTTGGTAATGAGCTTTCCCTTATCTATAGCTAACTGGCGATATATTGCTATGGCCTCTCGACTATTTTGTTTCTTGTTTAAATAAATAAAGAAAAGTTGGTCTTTAAAAATGGGATTGAAATCCACTTTACTTACTTCGGGTTTGTCTTCAATTTTATGAAACACGATAGGAGTGTCATTTTGGGCACAGGCAATATCATAACCGCTACCTCCAAAAGTGGCTTTCAATAGTTCATAAGGGTCAACTTGGGCCCACTGCGCTATATTATTGATAAGGGTAGAGGAGGACCCTAGACCCCAGTCTTTTGGGAAGCTCAGTTTGGTATCAATATAAACTCCTTGATAATCTTTCAAAAAGGAGGGGTTTAGCACTTTTGTTTCCTTGAAAATTTCAACTAATCGCTGCGCGGAAATGATATCGGAGGTATTAAGGATTTTGAAATCCTTTAGGTCAATATCGGCAGTAAACCATGGTGTGTTTTTGTCGGTTAAACTTTGCCAATTGATTTGCCCTGTTTTTGATTTTTTAATCGTCAAAAACTGACCGAATTTGGTGGGTAGGGCAAGACCTCTTGCCCCATCAAGAATGGCATATTCCCCGGTGAGCAGCAATTTTCCGTTACTGTAGAATTCCATCATCTATTTCCGAAGGTTTTCTAGGGCGTTCAAAACACCCCTATGGGTAACCATATGGGTCTTAAAGTGTTCTACAAGAGCCTCTTTCTCCTGTTCTGTAGCGGCGTGTTGGTTCAGGATATTCATTAGGTGCATTTTCATGTGCCCCTTTTGAATACCTGTAGTTACCAAAGAACTAACGGCCGCAAAATTTTGCGCCAGACCGGCCACGGCCATAATTTGCATTAATTCTTTTGCAGAGGGATTTTGTAATATTTCCAGGTTCAGCTTTACCAATGGATGGAGCTTTGTTAGTCCGCCCACGGTTCCAAGTGCAAGTGGAATCTCAATCCAGAAATGGAATATACCACCTTCAATTTTGGCATGGGTAAGACTGCCGTAAGTTCCACTTTTTGCGGCATAGGCATGTGCCCCTGCCTCAATGGCCCTAAAATCATTACCCGTGGCCAAAACAACCGCATCGATTCCGTTCATGATGCCTTTGTTGTGGGTTACAGCCCGGTATGGCTCCACTTTGGCAATTTCTACCGCCCTAACCATTTTTTCCGCAAAATCCTTCGGTGATATTTCTTTTGAGATGTTCAGTTGGTCAATAGGGCAACTGACTTCTGCTTTTACTAGGCAATTGGGCACATAGTTGGAAAGAATGCTCATAACAACTTCAATCTGTTTCTCCTGCTCGGAAAAACCGGAGTAGGTCAAGGCTTCGGTTTTAAGGGTTGCCGCAAATTGCTCCAAACAACTATTGATGAAGTTGGCTCCCATGGCATCTTGGGTTTCAAACGTACAATGTAACTGGTAGTAACCTTCCAAATCATTGGTTTTATCCCGTAACTCTATTTGTGAGATTCCACCACCACGCTTTTCCATACTATCCGTTAGATGCTTTGCATCGGATATCAATCTTGACCTTATTTTTATAAAAAAGGATTCCATTTTGGAATAATTCCCTTTGAAAATAAAGTGGACCTGCCCAACTTTTTCGGTACCTATGACTTTGGTTTTAAATCCGCCCCTACTGCCCCAAAACTTGGCTGCTTTACTGGCCGCGGCAACCACTGAACTCTCTTCAATGGCCATGGGAATGGCATATAGTTTGTCATTAATCAGGAAATTCGGGGCGATTCCCATCGGCATATAAAAATTACTGATTGTATTTTCTATAAACTCATCATGAAGCTGCTGCAACTGGGAATCGGCATTCCAATACGTTTCAAGAATTTTTTTGGATTGTGCGGGGTTTTGTGTGTAGTTGGTAGCGATCCATTCGATTTTTTCTGATTTGGAAAGCTTGGAAAAACCAGCAATAGGCTTCTTCATTTTCTAGAGTTTCTTGGGTATAGTCGGTATCTTTTATGGACTAAAAACGACCTTGAAATGGCTGTTTTGAGGGTAAAGATAATGATATTGGACATAATCTAAACCAACGTGAAAGCATCGTTAAAAAATGGGTCTTTTTATGGGTAATCCGAGGTTTTTTAGAGAATTAGTGGTAAACTTGATGAATTTAACAAATTTCATCATTTCATGCGAAAATTATACATTCTAGCGCTCTGCTTGATTAGTTTTCAGTCCGCGATTCTCGCCCAACAAAAAAAGGTTACCGTAGAGGAAATTTATTCGGGAACATTCAGTACTCAGGGTCTTGATGTGCTTCGTTCCATGAACAATGGGAAACAATACACCGTTTTAAACTTTGACCGAAATACTGGAATATCCACCATAGACAAGTATGATTATAAAACACTGGAAAAGTTGGAGACCATAGTTTCTTCGGCGGACTTAGAAGGTGTTCCCTATTTTTCCTCCTATGAGTTTAGTAAGGATGAGTCCAAGGTATTGTTGGCCACCGAAGTAGAATCCATTTTTAGGAGGTCTACCCTTGGTGTTTTTTATGTGTTTGATATTGCTTCCAAGAAGTTAACCAAGATTAGCGATGATAAAATCCAGGAACCGACTTTATCCCCAAATGGTAAACAAGTTGCCTTTGTAAAAAACAACAACCTATACATTATGGACTTGGGAAATGGTGAGACTGTTCAAGTTACACGGGATGGGGAGAAAAATAAAATCATTAATGGAGTAACCGATTGGGTATACGAGGAAGAATTTGCTTTTGTTAGGGCTTTTGAATGGAACAGTGATGGGACAAAAATTGCGTTTTTGAGGTTTGATGAAACCAATGTACCAGAATTTTCTATGGACATGTACGGTACAGAAAAATATCCTTCCCAAAACGTGTTTAAATACCCAAAGGCCGGAGAGGACAATGCGATAGTAAGTCTTCATCTATTGGATGTGAAAAGTTGGGCTATTTCCAAGGTAGATTTGGGAGATGCATATTATATCCCTAGGATAAAATGGATGAACAACCCAAATTATCTGAGTGTGCAAACCATAAATAGGCATCAAAACGATTTAAGACTTCAAGAGGTAAACGCAAATACCAACGCGGTAAAATTACTTTTGGAAGAAACCGATGATGCCTACGTGGATATTACGGACAACCTTACTTTTTTGGCTGATGATAGTTTCATCTGGACCAGTGAAAATGATGGTTGGAACCATATTTATCTTTATAATTCCGATGGGGAATTGATGAACCAAATTACTAAAGGAGATTGGGAAGTAACCGCATACTATGGTTATGATCAAAACGAGGATAAGATTTATTATCAATCCACGGAAAACGGCTCAATAAATCGGGGAATATATAGTGTGGAGAGTAACGGCAAAAACAAAAAGGATTTGGCCGTGGCCAATGGGACCAATAGTGCTTCTTTCAGTGCAGATTTTAGCTACTTCATCAATACATTTTCTAATGCTGTCACGCCACCGGTGTATACGCTTCACAAAGCCCTATCAGGAAAGGAAATCAAGAAAATAAAAGATAACACCGCTTTGTTGGAAAAGTTGAAGGGGTATGAAATCAGTCCAAAGGAATTTTCTACCATCAATATCAACGGGAATGATTTAAATATGTATATGATAAAGCCCAAGGATTTTGACGCTTCCAAAAAGTATCCTTTGCTCATGTACCAGTACAGTGGTCCAGGTTCCCAAAGTGTTAGCAATACTTGGATGAATGCCAGGGACTATTGGCACCAAGTTTTAGTGGCGGACGGTTACATTGTGGCCTGCGTGGACGGTAGGGGAACAGGATTCAAGGGAAGCGACTTTAAAAAGGTAACCTATCTAAATTTGGTAAAGTATGAAACGGAGGACCAGATTGCAGCGGCCAAAAAGTTAAGCGAGAGGCCCTACATTGATGAAAACAGAACAGGAATTTGGGGATGGAGTTTTGGAGGTCATATGGCCACAAATTGCTTGCTTAAAGGAAATGACACCTTTGAAATGGCCATTGCGGTGGCACCTGTTACCTCATGGAGATTTTATGATACAATCTACACAGAGCGTTTTATGCGCACACCGGAAGAGAATCCAAGCGGTTATGACGATAACTCACCCTTTAATTACCCTGAATTGTTAAAAGGGGAATTTTTGTTGATCCATGGCTCAGGGGATGATAACGTACATGTACAAAACACGATGAGAATGGTGGAGGCGCTTGTTCAGGCCAACAAACAGTTTGAATGGGGTATTTATCCGGACAAGAACCACGGTATTTACGGCGGAAATACCAGAATTCATCTATTCAACAAAATGACCAATTTCGTAAAGGAAAACTTATAACTAAACCATAAACCAAACCAAGAAACTATGGCATACGCTAAACCTGCACACAAGAAAGAATTATTCGGGCATCCGGTTGGACTTTATATCCTTTTTTTCACCGAAATGTGGGAACGTTTTTCATATTATGGAATGAGGGCTTTGTTCACATTGTTTTTAGTGGCTGAGACCACTTCCAGCAATGCTGGTTTTGGTTGGTCAAATGATCAGGCTTTGGCATTATATGGATGGTATACAATGTTGGTTTATGTCTCTTCCATTCCTGGTGGATGGATTGCCGACAGGTTATTAGGGCAAAAAAAAACAGTAATGTTAGGGGGAGTTCTGTTGTGTATAGGGCACGCGGTGCTTGCATTAAATTCTGAAACAACATTTTACATAGGTTGTCTATTCATAATTTTGGGAGTAGGCTGTTTAAAGCCTAATATATCTTCTATGGTGGGGGGTCTTTATAAGGCTAAAGATGAACGTAGAGATCTTGGATTTTACATCTTTTATATGGGAATCAACATTGGAGGCTTTTTGGCTCCAATTTTATGTGGATATGTTGGAGAGAACATTAATTGGCATTATGGGTTTGGTTTAGCTGCCATTGGGATGTTTTTGGGCCAGGCAGTCTACATATGGGGACAAAAGTATTTGAAGAATGTTGGAAATCTCATAAGTAGGAAAAATGAAAAGGACCGTGAAATTTTGGATAGACCATTGACAAAAATAGAGAAGGACCGTATAAAGGTATTGTTGATTTCATTTTTGTTGATTATCCTTTTTTGGGCGGCTTTTGAACAGGCAGGTGGACTTATGAATCTCTATGCCTCCCAAAAAACTGATAGGAACTTTTTTGGTCTTTTTGAAATCCCGGCTTCTGTTTTTCAATCCGTAAATTCATTTTTTATAATTACTCTTGCTACAGCTGTAGGAGCATTTTGGTTGAAGTGGAGAAAAAAGGGAAGGGAATCCTCCTCTATGTTTAAAATTGCCGTAGGGTTAATAATTATGGCTTTGGGATTTGGCTTTATGAGTGCCGCTTCGTTAGAATATGAAGCCAATGGGTCCTCTGCCATGTACTGGTTAATTTTAGCTTATCTTTTACATACCATTGGAGAACTCTGCGCCTCACCTGTATCTTTATCCTATATTACTAAGTTAGCTCCTCTAAAATATGCATCCATCATTATGGGATTGTATTGGGCGGCCACAGGATTGGGTAATAAAGTTGCCGGTTTAATAGGTCAGGCATCGCAGGAGCTCGGAGAATTTGAAATATTTACAGGCATAGCCG
This window of the Maribacter cobaltidurans genome carries:
- a CDS encoding peptidylprolyl isomerase, which codes for MAVLENIRKRTTVLILIIGLALFAFVISGVFTSSNFGAGGKMGSSVGEINGNEISIDEFRQRVETATQRMGPTVSSMQTMNQVWDQEVRRSILEEQFEDLGIGIEQDQIVDFLRTTGYAQNPEFQNENGVFDPNRFRSTVLDWKNNNPAQYEFWLQTENEIIQMAKEQTYFDLIKAGVGATLKEGEFDYKLANEKMDIRYVRVPYSSIPDSTITVTKSEISDYVNDHKEDYKQDPARDIQFVYFNEKPSDADDAAVKEEITKLLDDTVEYNAQTDRNDTISGFRNTDDMEAFLDRHSDVKFDTIYKAKKNLPPSVADTLMTLNVGEIYGPYKDAGAYKISKMMGRRPNGSVKASHILIAYEGATRANPEVTRTKEEAEKEANRLLAEAKKSGVVFAELARDNSDGPSAPNGGDLGYFQEGTMVPKFNDFAFGNPVGTIGLVETDFGFHVIKVDDKEDLVQIATLSREVEPSEETTNMLFTDATKFEMETIADEGSFSEIAKKSEYLVRPVNKIKQLDENLPGLGAQRGIVQWAFNEDTEVGDIKRFNINDGYAVVQLTGIYKEGLMSAEDASATVLPIIRKERKAAQIIAANQGKAMDAIASDNNTTVSTASALTVKSPTIPGAGSEPIVVGTAYGMKEGETSGLLEGNTGVFKIEVTKRTEAPKLDNYATYANTLRTNAGNRVNSEVYNALKESSEIEDKRANFY
- a CDS encoding peptide MFS transporter; protein product: MAYAKPAHKKELFGHPVGLYILFFTEMWERFSYYGMRALFTLFLVAETTSSNAGFGWSNDQALALYGWYTMLVYVSSIPGGWIADRLLGQKKTVMLGGVLLCIGHAVLALNSETTFYIGCLFIILGVGCLKPNISSMVGGLYKAKDERRDLGFYIFYMGINIGGFLAPILCGYVGENINWHYGFGLAAIGMFLGQAVYIWGQKYLKNVGNLISRKNEKDREILDRPLTKIEKDRIKVLLISFLLIILFWAAFEQAGGLMNLYASQKTDRNFFGLFEIPASVFQSVNSFFIITLATAVGAFWLKWRKKGRESSSMFKIAVGLIIMALGFGFMSAASLEYEANGSSAMYWLILAYLLHTIGELCASPVSLSYITKLAPLKYASIIMGLYWAATGLGNKVAGLIGQASQELGEFEIFTGIAVIWSLIGVLVIVMLKPLKRLAHGAEDGESKISDEEAEDFELADH
- a CDS encoding hemolysin family protein — its product is MDSSLVIIVLSLVFSAFFSGMEIAFVSANKIHIEIEKKQAGFLAKVLTRLTKRPSKFIATMLIGNNIALVVYGLFMGEILMNWFLGMNPKNEILRVLLTDFSLLSQTIISTLVILITAEFLPKVLFQIYANSLLKLLAIPAYLFYLVFSLISDFVIYVSDFILKYIFRTSGDEVQLAFTKLELGDYITEQMETVEEEDEVDSEIQIFQNALEFAEVKAREVMVPRTEIMAVELHETPKNLAKLFSETGYSKILVFKDTIDNVIGYVHSYELFKKPKTIKSILLPVEFVPETMLIQDILNVLIKKRKSIAVVLDEYGGTSGLMTVEDIVEELFGEIEDEHDTTDLREEQIDERHFLFSARLEVDYINENYKLDLPIGDEFETLGGLLVHRVGEIPEKDSEIVIDHFRFTILEVSNTKIDLVSLELLEEE
- a CDS encoding hydroxymethylglutaryl-CoA reductase, degradative → MKKPIAGFSKLSKSEKIEWIATNYTQNPAQSKKILETYWNADSQLQQLHDEFIENTISNFYMPMGIAPNFLINDKLYAIPMAIEESSVVAAASKAAKFWGSRGGFKTKVIGTEKVGQVHFIFKGNYSKMESFFIKIRSRLISDAKHLTDSMEKRGGGISQIELRDKTNDLEGYYQLHCTFETQDAMGANFINSCLEQFAATLKTEALTYSGFSEQEKQIEVVMSILSNYVPNCLVKAEVSCPIDQLNISKEISPKDFAEKMVRAVEIAKVEPYRAVTHNKGIMNGIDAVVLATGNDFRAIEAGAHAYAAKSGTYGSLTHAKIEGGIFHFWIEIPLALGTVGGLTKLHPLVKLNLEILQNPSAKELMQIMAVAGLAQNFAAVSSLVTTGIQKGHMKMHLMNILNQHAATEQEKEALVEHFKTHMVTHRGVLNALENLRK
- a CDS encoding GYDIA family GHMP kinase, translating into MMEFYSNGKLLLTGEYAILDGARGLALPTKFGQFLTIKKSKTGQINWQSLTDKNTPWFTADIDLKDFKILNTSDIISAQRLVEIFKETKVLNPSFLKDYQGVYIDTKLSFPKDWGLGSSSTLINNIAQWAQVDPYELLKATFGGSGYDIACAQNDTPIVFHKIEDKPEVSKVDFNPIFKDQLFFIYLNKKQNSREAIAIYRQLAIDKGKLITKVNDLTAQLIESKNLDTFEAIVNQHEILLSEVLNTPTIKKQLFPDYPHSVKSLGAWGGDFILATGRQEDMDYFSRKGYATVIPYSKIIL
- a CDS encoding S9 family peptidase, with translation MRKLYILALCLISFQSAILAQQKKVTVEEIYSGTFSTQGLDVLRSMNNGKQYTVLNFDRNTGISTIDKYDYKTLEKLETIVSSADLEGVPYFSSYEFSKDESKVLLATEVESIFRRSTLGVFYVFDIASKKLTKISDDKIQEPTLSPNGKQVAFVKNNNLYIMDLGNGETVQVTRDGEKNKIINGVTDWVYEEEFAFVRAFEWNSDGTKIAFLRFDETNVPEFSMDMYGTEKYPSQNVFKYPKAGEDNAIVSLHLLDVKSWAISKVDLGDAYYIPRIKWMNNPNYLSVQTINRHQNDLRLQEVNANTNAVKLLLEETDDAYVDITDNLTFLADDSFIWTSENDGWNHIYLYNSDGELMNQITKGDWEVTAYYGYDQNEDKIYYQSTENGSINRGIYSVESNGKNKKDLAVANGTNSASFSADFSYFINTFSNAVTPPVYTLHKALSGKEIKKIKDNTALLEKLKGYEISPKEFSTININGNDLNMYMIKPKDFDASKKYPLLMYQYSGPGSQSVSNTWMNARDYWHQVLVADGYIVACVDGRGTGFKGSDFKKVTYLNLVKYETEDQIAAAKKLSERPYIDENRTGIWGWSFGGHMATNCLLKGNDTFEMAIAVAPVTSWRFYDTIYTERFMRTPEENPSGYDDNSPFNYPELLKGEFLLIHGSGDDNVHVQNTMRMVEALVQANKQFEWGIYPDKNHGIYGGNTRIHLFNKMTNFVKENL